From the genome of Cololabis saira isolate AMF1-May2022 chromosome 1, fColSai1.1, whole genome shotgun sequence:
TGCaggtcctcgagggccactgCCCGGCATTTTCTTAAAATTGACTGCTCCAACACAACTGATTCAAACAAATGGATTGCCCCATCAGCTTGTCAGGTTTGTGCAAGGCTGTTAACGGCCTGTTCATTTGAAACAGGTGTGTTAGAGGAGGGAGAAATTTAAAACCTGCAGAGGAATGGCTCTCAGGGACCTGGTTTGAGCAACACTAACatagaaaatctatttttaaaataaaatgccaTAAGCTGCAGGGTGTCAGAGCACTTGACACTGCAATCAACATGTCCTATCCACACAAATCTTCACAGCACTTTCTTGGTCTAGTTTTTCCTCTTGTAATCCGTGCAGTGTTTTTCCTCTATCATACACATACGTGAAtgccaataaaaacattgcAACACATTACTGACAAGGAAAATTGGCTGAACTGTGAGAGTTGTGACTCCCAACTTAAAACAGCGGAGCCTGGCTCTAACATTTGCGCTGAGATCCGTCTGTGGTTTCACACTGTCAGGACCTTTTCTTGTTTGCATAGCCCAGTTTTCAGGAAGCAGCCCGTATTCCTCTCTTGGTACCTAGCCAGTGTTTGTGAAACTAGCTCACACAGCGCTGTGCAGCTCACAGAACAGGAATGACCCAAAAATTAACTTGTTTTGacacactttttttcctctgcctGTTGCTTCAGGTGTTCTTGATTGGTGGCCTGAACAATTCTGTGAGAACATGGTGAAATTTtgatttaaagggaaagttcgtttttttacaacctggaccttatttctggcattttttatggtcgtatactcacccagaggtgtttggtgtcatttggagtccttcggaagatattaggagttttctgcgagccgcttctccatataatggtagtgaacggggcaccgccggacacagacgatgcagcgtctaaataacacatgattgccgcaaaactcttcatttcttttatgaatcactagatctgcttcaaggacctgttgtaacattgtggcgctgtctgtgtaataaataaatatgtttgtaaacaagacctctgaactcatgacgtcatctctgtgcgcgcactctgtcctccgttcagtgagctcttcagccgtatactcgggctcaaaacggtaaggacgtccatcatattcaaagttgtcgtccacaacctcagaatttgacaaatattcagacatgtttcaaataactaacagtaaactaacagtaggaactccagctgtacacagagctgtgtctgggacgcgcgcacagagatgacgtcatgaggtcagaggtcttgtttacaaactgatttagttgttacacacacagccccggatgtagacaacaggtcctggaagcagatctagtgattcattaaagaaatgaagagtttcgcggcaatcatgtgttatgtagacgctgcatcgtctgtgtcccgctgtgccccgttcactaccgttatatggagaagcggctcgcaaaaaaacccctaatatcttccgaaggactccaaatgacaccaaacacctctgggtgagtatacaaccataaaaaatgccagaaataaggtccaggttgtaaaaaaccgaactttccctttaggTGTTTCTCTAAAAGAAGCACCAACTcatatttcctctttttttttccccctccttcaGGGTTTCTGCCAAACTACCTCCTCCCTGACTATGAAGAGGTGGTCAACCGGCCTCCGACTCCTCCGCCCCCTTACACTTCCTTACACACAGGCCCATCCGCGGGGGCTTCTAGCCCCCTGGCTCCTGAACAGCCGGATGGCCACTGTCCAGCCATCCAGTCATCCCCGACCTCCCCGGTCTCCGATGGCATGGGCTGCAGGCCCAGTACGGAGGAACCACAACCTCCCACCTTAGACTTGAGGCCAAAGCCTGACAACAAATCCATGCAAACTGCACAAAATTCAGACACGATCCTGCTATCAGGTGGGCTCAACATGGAGGGACTAAGCAGCCAAGAGAAAAGAAGTGGAAGTGGAGAGAACTGCAAGGACCCCCTGCTGAAGGATTCCAGCCTGTCAGAGGGTTGCACTGAGGATAAAGAGCGGCTGCCCAAcggaaggaggaggagattcACAGGGGACTCTGGGATTGAGGTGTGCGTGTGCGGCACACGTGGAAGCAGCGGTTGTGGAGCTGGAGGAACGGCCCAGGACAGCAAGGAGCTGAGGGAACTGGAGAGCCTGCTGGGACACAATATGGATggtgaggagggggaggaggaggagcaggagggagATGAGTCGGGTGACTTCTGTGACAGCTGCAGTCATCGGGCTTCCTTCAatatggaggaggagcaggcacCGGGGGGGCCGGAGAGGAGGGCCGGACACGGCCCGGCGGGGGCTCCCCAGCCGCCTCATAACGCAGGCAGCAGCTCGCTCCACCAGCCCGCCGCGTGCCTTCTCCTCCAGACCATCAACGAGCAGGACGGACCGGCCTACAGCACCAGTACTGAGCCGCAGGGCTGAAGCACAGTCAATGCACCTTCTGGCACAGAGGAAAGGAGAATTTTACTGTTGCCTTGTAACTGAGCAGAGTTTCATGTTTAAATGGTTTCAGAGCGCCTATTTTCTGAATGTGTTCATCTTTGATAAACCAGATGTGGCTGCAGATGTGGGATCTCAGCATAGACTGATCAGATGTTGAGAGCCTGCTCCTGCGCACACTGGAACGGTGGCCTTAACCTGTGTATTTTGGGATGTTTTGGACAGTACAAGCCCTTTAACATACCGTGATAAGTGAGACAATATCCATACTTCAATCCTTCAGTCGTCGTCCTTCTTACACAACACAAGCATTTGACCCCGTCAGAGCCTTTTGCAGCGGGAGCTCTGGCATCCGGAGTGGAAGTTCAATTCTGTGGATGAATGCAGCTTTCTTCACGAGGTGAATTTGAGAATTCTGCGACGCTGTCGTCTGCTGCCACTGACCTTTTGGAAGTACAATGATGCACAAAGCAGGACGTTTTGGATAAATACAATGTGGAATTACTGCAGGGTGTGTTCATGCAAGCTTATACTGTACAGGGACGTTTGACATTGGACCCGTGTTTCTGAAGTGCTTTCTCATCAATTAGAAACCGCTCTGCCTTCAGTTTCTTCTGCTCTACCAGCTCTGCCAGGGATGGGGTTGCATACATCCATTAACAGTTCTTAGTGTGAGCACTTCCTGTTTTGCACAAAGTGTTTCTTCATAATTTTAAGCTTTTaggaagaaaaaagtgaaagtaTAAAATATTTAGTTTTCCCTCAGTTTAGTCTTAAATACACGTATGTGATTACTGGTGgggggttttttgttttgtttttttctaattggTAAGAAATGTCTCTGCGAACTGTTGGTAGGGAATGGAACTGATTTTCTGCATATGCAATCATTTTTCACTTGATCTGAATGTTTGTAGTATGTGCctaacaaaagaaaataattaataGATAGTAAGATCTGTGACACTGGGGAAAGCCTAAAATAGCATGCACCAAAAACAAGTGAAGAATGTTAAGCTTATTAGAAATTACAACTGAAAATGGCAACTTCAGACCTCATGTTTTGTCAGTCACTTATTACAGATTATGACATTCACCAGCTGTGCTATACAAATCATACATATCTACAGTACTTGCATTTGATTGTTACCATGTTACTATTCTTCACATTTGTAAATTCACTCAACGTTTTCATTACAGCTTCTTTCTGATTCCAGTCAACAGGACTTTTTGTGGCACCAAAATAAGACTTAACTGATTTCATTCTTCTATTcttccatttttctttatttgcacTTTCCATTTGAAAAATTAAATCCTCTCTTTTTGGAGAGGAAGATATGTGTATTATGGCGTTATGTTGGATACATTCATCCCTTAACTTTTATATGTAGACCGTTACTTATGTAATGGTTAATGTagcaaacagaaaaattgaAATGGAAGCATAAAGAAAGAAACTGACCAGTTATGGTAATAAACTAATGATAACTATGTTAGGAACGTTCTCATTGTAAGATCATAACATTTCTTACAGAATTTGCACAACATACTGTCCTGGGTCCATTTCTTTTATTATAAACTCCTAATTCTTGGGACAGGATTTGACTATAATTACAGTGCAACAAACTATCTGTTGAATGCTGCACTGCAGATATAATATGACAGTAAAGTTAAACAATCACTCAAAACACTTCAAAGTCATGAACTCACTGAATGTGTCATCAGTTTAAAATGCCTTCAAGAGcttgctttttcttctttttttttttccaaacataGTTGGAATGAAAATCTTAAATGGTGTTGATTATGTGGTGTGAGCCTTGTACAGATTAGGTTTAAATGTTGTGGATAACTGCTGCTGTTGAGGTATCTTGCTGATGGGTTATTTAAGGCTTTCCTACGAACATCTGAACAGAATATGCACAAAGAAATGTATCAAGCACAACCATTGATTATACAAATAATTCCCATTAAATCAAAGCTTGCATGGTTTTCTCCAGGTATTCTGGATTCTTTGCTCAGACAATGTGCACAGTAGCTTGATCGGTGATTGTCTGTAGGAGTGAGTGTGAGCCTGAACGGCTGTTTGTCTCAATAAGGTCCTGTATGGACCGCTGACATGTCCAGGGTGCTTGCCTgatgtaaaaaaggaaaaggctcCACCTGCTGCACAACCTTGAACAGGATGAAGCAGATGCCGAAAAATGGACGAATGGAAACCTTCAGAGTTTTTAGCAGTTTTCCATACTCTCCAAGCACATGTTAAAGTGCAATGTGAACTTTCTGGATCAATAATAAGCTGATTGAGTTTTTCCCGTCACAGCCTGAACACACACTAAAGTGCTCTGTATGTCGATGCTTTTTGTGAGCTAAAGAAAACGTATCGTTTGCTTGTGGTTTATAGATCTATTTTTCCATATGGGCCGATTCATGAATATTTAATGGCTATGTATAAAAACTCAAAACCACTCAATTTTTGCAAATTCAGTATATTCtctaacatactgtatatgttaACCAAATagtcacatttattttctttttttttcaaatgaaatcATTAGCTTTATTATTGTGGATACTTTTATTCCATTAGATATtatgattttatgtaaaaatTGTGCTTCATTTAAGAACTTAATCTGAAGTTTTGTGAAGGGTACATTTTACTAACATAAATTTGTTAAGAGATCAGGGTGATCTTGCCAAAGacacttctttctttttaaaggtgtgtgtgtttttgcacaTATTCTTTGAATGTTCTGATTATAAGCCATTTATTATGAGAGACGGATGTGTGTTTAATAAACATTAAATTTACAGTGAACATTGTACTTGTGGCTTATTAAATTTCAGAGTGTGATTATCATGACTGACTGTGCAATTATGTGGTAGCTCTCTTGATTCGCTATTTATTTAGATTTACATCAGCAAGTCTTTAATCTTTATCATTTTTAAGAACTGTTAATATTTTCTCACCCACCCGATAGACATTGTAAAATATACTGAGTAAACACAGCTcagtaaacattaaaaaaaatatgtaaacaGACTCATCGATTTTGTAATCTTTTTCAAACTTAAAGCTAAGGTAGAAAAATTAACTGTCATCATATTCATATTCTGTGCATGTGGTTACTAAACTGCAGGTGTTGGTTTTCAGGCTCTGCCACAGATTTGCCTTTTCTATATACAGTTTAATAATCTGTGCCCACACATTTGCAAAAAAAGGGTTTGTTTCCAAGAGAGCTTTCAGTTTTTCTCCAAGATTTACCCTGTGTCTTACACTATAACTAACAGGGAATGTTCATTaaagcattattttttttaacagtttatAAACTCCACTTCACTCGTCTGGGGCACAGAAAAGGGGAAGGAAACTAATGTCTAAATTAAGCTGTCACCCATCATCAGTATATCTGTAAATCACAGACGGATGTGCAACAGCGGGATCCCTTGTGCAATAAATACATCTATAGGCACAAATGATCCATTcaccattttatttattcatttatttcacttGAGTTTACAGGGGCCTAACACAAGTCTAAAGGTACAACTAGATtacgaaattaaaaaaataaaaaggggcCGACCTTTGTACTGTGCTTTTAAGAGGAGATCCccgctaaaggctgatttatggttccgcgttacaccaacgcagagcttactgtgcgcgtcgccgcgtaccgcgGCGTAGgtcctgcgtcgatttaacgcagaaccataattcaagctttATAAGTAGGAAGTGAAATCCGCGCTGCCGGTTCAGCAGAAGGACGAGAAAAGCTCTGCTCTGCAAACCTCGGGAAACATCTGCAGCGATGGCTGATTGCAAAAGGTGAGAacatcctggtcctggtctggtgtACCATTTTTAAATTAAGTTAAGCGCGTGTTGGTTTTAACCTCCATGCACTACATTAACATAACGCGTGatatctacgacggagtattagggccaaactaagacaaaaaaaaaaggggaaattacgagaataaagtcataatattatgagaataaagtcgtaacattacgagaataaagtcgtaatattatgagaataaaattgtaatattacgagaataaagtcgtaatattacgagaataaagtcgtaatattatgagaatataatttatgagaactaacaggaagagcatcttctctctgtgttaaaatgaggaatattgagcatcttgtgaagttctatttatatatttataattaataatatattaatataatatataattaatattacgactttattctcgtaatattatgactttattctcgtaatattacgactttattctcaaaatattacgactttattctcgtaatattatgactttattctcatattattatgactttattttttattttttgtcttagtttggccctaatactccgtcgtagatatCAAAGTAACAAGTTACATTGTATTATTGTCGAGTTATTAGAAACGCCAGCTAAGTTTTATTTCGGTCGTTATAGTTGTATTATAATGTTAGCGTAGATACAATCAAGAACTGTTAGGATATAATCAAAAGTTAATGGACaccaaattgattttttttttttctattttcagcGGAAAGGCTTTCTCTGAAGGCGCCGTTCACGTGGACGTAAAGGTAATGTAACGTGGATGATTTATCCCACTGCGGTTACTGGGTGGACTGGGGGTAAACTGGAGCAGACTTAAGGGCTgagtatacttctgcgtcacacacacgcagagcacacggcgcacccgtggtgccgtcacgaatcgttcagagttctccgtctctccgtttggtcgcggtgcagtaccccccgcggccactagttagcgatctttttctgaatggtttatccgactttttccggtcacagtaaatcaaagaaataaggacaactattgtgcaaaaaacaaaaacaaaaaaaaatcacatataaacgaagaaaaaagccctggaagttcactactgattcaaaccggaaaccggaaatgcttcgctttcaaacgaaccaatcacagccctctcggtctgcgtgtggacggcgtctcctcgacgcgtagttacaattttcgggaggtgcacgtcactgacggcgcatgtgacggcgtgtcctctgcgtgtccaaaaaccacacgccgtagacacggcgtcgttttgacgcagaagtataattcAGCCTTCAGTCAGGCTCAGCTCAGCTCAGCTCGGTCCAGCAGCAGAGAGGGAAGTGCGGGGACCAGACACACAAATACATGCTGGGAAAGATCTTTTCAACAATAGTAATACAACAGAAATGGGGCAATTCAGATATACAACAACTCAATAATCTTGTGAAATCTAGACATGTATTCATGCAAAGCGtgcaagctaaagtcgcaaatgacatgaccccgctctgataaggaagatttttattttattttttaataaaacgCCTGAAAGAAcgacaaaaaaaacccagcaggagatatattagtatccagaatcgttttcccttttcttctgcaCGTCTTTTCTACCGTTCAACACGCAGCCCGACCCGTAGCCTACTCCCAGGCGTGGGACGCATCAACAGGTGCGTCTCCATGGTGACGCGGTGGGCGGTACTCTCCTCCCTCAAaaccgttgccatggtaacgctggAAGCCAAAAACCGGGaaaaaaattgccaaatttaattGTAACTTGCTTGGCCGTACTTTATCGTAGAGGCATTATTCACattggactacaacatattaaAGCCTCATCATGTCAGTTATTACGGTTGTTCAGTTATAAACTTTGAACTTTTAAACTTtgaatttgaaaataattttgatgCTAATGATTGACATTCTGATTTTGGAGGCCTTTTGCTCGGCCACACTTTATCGcagagac
Proteins encoded in this window:
- the wbp1lb gene encoding WW domain binding protein 1-like b isoform X1; translation: MRGVCWSVNMGLFLHAVGSVLPTEPAAERSFLRCEGVNNQSYFCESGHCCGESQCCSYYYELWWFWLVWAIILILSCCCVCHHRRTKHRLQQQQRQHEINLIAYREAHNYPSVPFYFRFLPNYLLPDYEEVVNRPPTPPPPYTSLHTGPSAGASSPLAPEQPDGHCPAIQSSPTSPVSDGMGCRPSTEEPQPPTLDLRPKPDNKSMQTAQNSDTILLSGGLNMEGLSSQEKRSGSGENCKDPLLKDSSLSEGCTEDKERLPNGRRRRFTGDSGIEVCVCGTRGSSGCGAGGTAQDSKELRELESLLGHNMDGEEGEEEEQEGDESGDFCDSCSHRASFNMEEEQAPGGPERRAGHGPAGAPQPPHNAGSSSLHQPAACLLLQTINEQDGPAYSTSTEPQG
- the wbp1lb gene encoding WW domain binding protein 1-like b isoform X2; protein product: MRGVCWSVNMGLFLHAVGSVLPTEPAAERSFLRCEGVNNQSYFCESGHCCGESQCCSYYYELWWFLPNYLLPDYEEVVNRPPTPPPPYTSLHTGPSAGASSPLAPEQPDGHCPAIQSSPTSPVSDGMGCRPSTEEPQPPTLDLRPKPDNKSMQTAQNSDTILLSGGLNMEGLSSQEKRSGSGENCKDPLLKDSSLSEGCTEDKERLPNGRRRRFTGDSGIEVCVCGTRGSSGCGAGGTAQDSKELRELESLLGHNMDGEEGEEEEQEGDESGDFCDSCSHRASFNMEEEQAPGGPERRAGHGPAGAPQPPHNAGSSSLHQPAACLLLQTINEQDGPAYSTSTEPQG